The Acidovorax sp. RAC01 genomic sequence CAACGGCTTCATCGAGCTGGGCCTGGCGCCTGAACTGGTGCAAGCCGTGGCCGACCTCGGCTACACCCAGCCCACCAGCGTCCAGCTCAAGGCCATTCCCTTGGCCATGGGCGGTGGCAACGATTCCACCAAGTTCATCGACCTGATGGTGTCCAGCCAGACGGGTAGCGGCAAGACGGCTGCTTTCCTGTTGCCCGTGCTGCACACGCTGATCAAGCAGCAGGCCGAGGCCGAAGCCGAAGAGCGCGCCGCCTTCGAGCGCGCTGTGGCCGAAGCCGCGGCCCGTGGCGAACCCGCTCCCAAGCGCGCCAAGCGCAAGGACCCCACCAGCTCGCGCAACTTCAAGGCCGCCACCCCCGGCGCCCTGATCCTGTGCCCCACGCGTGAACTGGCCCAGCAGGTGGCGCATGACGCTATCGACCTGGTCAAGCACTGCCGTGGCCTGCGCGTGGCCAACGTGGTGGGCGGCATGCCTTACCAGTTGCAGATCGCCAAGCTGCAAAACGCAGATCTGGTCGTTGCAACGCCTGGCCGTCTGCTGGACCTGCAGCGCTCGATGCAGATCAAGCTCGACAAGGTGCAGTTCCTGGTGGTTGATGAAGCCGACCGCATGCTGGACCTGGGCTTCTCGGACGACCTGGCCGAACTGAACCAGCTGACCTCGCAGCGCAAGCAGACCATGATGTTCAGCGCCACGTTTGCGCCGCGCATCCAGCAGCTGGCCATGCGCGTGATGCACGACGGTGGTTCTTCTGTGCAAAAGGTCACCATCGACTCGCCGCAAGAAAAGCACGCCAACATCAAGCAGATGCTGTACTGGGCCGACAATGCCCAGCACAAGCGCAAGCTGCTGGACCACTGGCTGCGTGACACCACCATCAACCAGGCTATCGTCTTTGCCAGCACGCAAGTCGAATGCGACGGCCTGGCCAATGACCTGCAGCAGGAAGGCTTCTCGGCCGTAGCCCTGCATGGCGCCCTGAGCCAGGGTCTGCGCAACCGCCGATTGATGGCACTGCGTGCTGGCCAGGTGCAGATCCTGGTGGCTACCGATGTGGCTGCCCGCGGTATCGACGTGCCCACGATCACCCACGTGTTCAACTTTGGCCTGCCCATGAAGGCCGAGGACTACACCCACCGCATTGGCCGTACTGGCCGTGCGGGCCGCGACGGCCTGGCCGTCACGTTTGCCGAGTTCCGCGACCGCCGCAAGATCTACGACATTGAGTCGTACAGCCGCCAGCAGTTCAAGGCCGAAGTGATCCCGGGCATGGAGCCCTCGCAACGTGCTCCGCAAGCTCCGCGCGGTGGTGATTTCGGCGGTGGCCGTGGTGCCCCTGGCCGTTCTTACGACAACCGTGACAACGCATCGCGTGGCCGTTTCGGTGGCCCTGCACGTGGTGGCAATGGTGATCGCGGCGGCTTCGGTGGTGGCGGTGGTGGTTTCGGCGGCGGCTTTGCGGGGCGCGACGCTCACCGCGGCGCCCCTGCACGTGCCGAAGGCAACGGTTTTGGCGGTGGTCGTGAAGACCGCGGCTTTGCAGCCCCGCGCCGTGACGGCGACGGCTACGGCCGCAAGCCGGGTTTTGGCGACGCAGGCCGCGGTGGTTTTGCCCCGCGTGGCGATGCCGGTGCGCCCCGTGGAGACTATGCTCCTCGCGGCGACTTCGCACCGCGCAAGCCGGCGTTTGCCAAGCCTGCAGGTGCTGGCGGTGGTGGCAAGCCTTTTGTGGCCCATGACGCTCGCAAGCGTCCAGCACGTCCAGCACGCTGATCCCTCGGGATCGCCGGGCTGGCTGCCCGGCGCGGTCCCATTGAATTCACAGCAGCTTTGCAAAAGGGCTGGCTCCGAAAGGTGCCAGCCCTTTTCTCATGGGGCATCGCGTCCGCAAGGCACTGCCTTATCGCGCCTGCGGCGTCGTCAATAATCGACGCGGGAGGTATTTGCCGTGTCGTCTTCTTATTCGCAAGTCGCTGATTTCGATCACATGTTCGAGCTGGCGCCGGTTTCGCTGTGGCTGGAAGATTACAGCGCGCTCAGGCAGCTGTTTGACCGCTGGCGCACGGAAGGCGTGACCGACCTTCGTGCCCATCTGGCCGCCGACCCGGCGCGGCTCAGTGAATGCAGCGCTTCGCTCCGGATCCTGCGAGTGAACCGTCGGACGCTTGAACTGTTTGCGGCGCCTTCCCAGGATGCGCTGGTCGCCAACCTTGACAAGGTATTCCGTGACGACATGCACGACGCCGTGGTGCATGAGCTGCAGGCGCTGTGGTCGGGGCAGCTGGAGTTCTCCAACCAGAGTGCCAACTACGCCCTCGATGGCCGCAGGCTGGACGTGCACATCCGTGCCCGCATTCTTCCCGGGCACGAAAATTCGTGGGATCGCGTGCTGGTATCCCTGGAGGACATCACGGGCCAGGTACGTGCCGGGCAGCAGCTTCGGCGCAGTGAACAGCATGCGCGAGACCTGTTCGAGCATTCCCCGGTTTCGCTCTGGGTGGAGGACTTCAGTGCCGTGAAAACACTGCTCGACGGTGCACGCGCGCAGGGCATCGACGATTTCAAGACTTTCATCACCGTTCACCCCGAGTTTGTGAACCGCTGCATGAGTGAGATCAGGGTGATCGACGTGAACCAGCAGACGCTGCGGATGTTTGGCGCACGCAGCAAGGACGAGCTGCTCAACAACATCGGCAGGGTGTTTCGCGGAGAAATGCACGAGTCCTTTGCAGAGCAACTGCTCGACTTGTGGGAGGGCAAGACCTTTCAGCAGCGGGAGGTCGTCAACTACGCGCTGTCGGGAGACCCCATTCACATCCACATGCAGTTCTCGATACCGGCGGACCATCTTGCCGACTGGAGCCTGGTTCTGCTGTCGCTGGTGGACATCACGGCCCGCAAGAAGGCAGAAGCGTATCTGGAGTACCTGGGCAAGCACGATGTGCTGACCCAGTTGCGCAACCGGGCGTTCTATGTGGAGGAACTCAACCGCATCACGCGCAAGGGACCGTGGCCGCTGACGGTGATTGCCATCGACCTCAATGGCCTGAAAGCCGTGAACGACGACCGGGGGCACGCCGCGGGCGATGCGCTGCTGCGCCGGGTGGGTGAAGTGCTGGGCAAGGCGGTGGATTCGCCCGCCTGCGCAGCGCGCATTGGCGGAGACGAGTTCTGTGTGTTGCTGCCAGGTACGGACGAGCGTGGTGCGCATGCGCTGCAGGAGCGCATCTTGTCTATGCTGGAGCTGAACAACCAGTTCTACCCGGGGCAGCCTATCAGCCTGGCAATGGGCGTGGCGTCCTGTGCGTCTGGTGATCTGGTGGAAGCCACGATCCACCGCGCGGACAAGGCCATGTATGCCGAAAAGGAGCGCTATTACCAGGACAGGGGCATCGACCGCCGTAGCGCTGGTTGACCGGCCACGCTCGACCAGACGCTGGCGGCTCGATCCCCCATGCGGCCCGATTTCTGCGGCGCCTGCGTGTTTCCTGGCTGGGCTTGACGCCTGCGCCTAGCCCGCTGCGGTTGCATTGCGGCCCACTTCGGGCCAGCGGTGGTGCAGGTAGATCCAGGCAAACAGGCCCACGCACATCATCAGTAACGACGATAGTGCGAGCAGCACCGTGGAATGCATCACCAGCGGCACCAGCACACCGGCGACCAGTCCGTTGGCTGTGGAGCCCACAAATGCCTGCATGGATGACGCCATTCCGCGCCGCTCGGGGTGGAGGTCCAGCACCAGCAGGGTCACGACCGGCACCATCAGTGCCCAGCCAAACGCAAACACTGCGATGGGTGCCAA encodes the following:
- a CDS encoding DEAD/DEAH box helicase produces the protein MTDTSLVQGEFAPANISLAADVSVQSPLDSVAAVAAEEVTAEPNGFIELGLAPELVQAVADLGYTQPTSVQLKAIPLAMGGGNDSTKFIDLMVSSQTGSGKTAAFLLPVLHTLIKQQAEAEAEERAAFERAVAEAAARGEPAPKRAKRKDPTSSRNFKAATPGALILCPTRELAQQVAHDAIDLVKHCRGLRVANVVGGMPYQLQIAKLQNADLVVATPGRLLDLQRSMQIKLDKVQFLVVDEADRMLDLGFSDDLAELNQLTSQRKQTMMFSATFAPRIQQLAMRVMHDGGSSVQKVTIDSPQEKHANIKQMLYWADNAQHKRKLLDHWLRDTTINQAIVFASTQVECDGLANDLQQEGFSAVALHGALSQGLRNRRLMALRAGQVQILVATDVAARGIDVPTITHVFNFGLPMKAEDYTHRIGRTGRAGRDGLAVTFAEFRDRRKIYDIESYSRQQFKAEVIPGMEPSQRAPQAPRGGDFGGGRGAPGRSYDNRDNASRGRFGGPARGGNGDRGGFGGGGGGFGGGFAGRDAHRGAPARAEGNGFGGGREDRGFAAPRRDGDGYGRKPGFGDAGRGGFAPRGDAGAPRGDYAPRGDFAPRKPAFAKPAGAGGGGKPFVAHDARKRPARPAR
- a CDS encoding sensor domain-containing diguanylate cyclase, with product MFELAPVSLWLEDYSALRQLFDRWRTEGVTDLRAHLAADPARLSECSASLRILRVNRRTLELFAAPSQDALVANLDKVFRDDMHDAVVHELQALWSGQLEFSNQSANYALDGRRLDVHIRARILPGHENSWDRVLVSLEDITGQVRAGQQLRRSEQHARDLFEHSPVSLWVEDFSAVKTLLDGARAQGIDDFKTFITVHPEFVNRCMSEIRVIDVNQQTLRMFGARSKDELLNNIGRVFRGEMHESFAEQLLDLWEGKTFQQREVVNYALSGDPIHIHMQFSIPADHLADWSLVLLSLVDITARKKAEAYLEYLGKHDVLTQLRNRAFYVEELNRITRKGPWPLTVIAIDLNGLKAVNDDRGHAAGDALLRRVGEVLGKAVDSPACAARIGGDEFCVLLPGTDERGAHALQERILSMLELNNQFYPGQPISLAMGVASCASGDLVEATIHRADKAMYAEKERYYQDRGIDRRSAG